From Pseudoalteromonas viridis, the proteins below share one genomic window:
- a CDS encoding methyl-accepting chemotaxis protein yields the protein MKLSNKLYSAFGVLIVLMVMSSTLVWFKVSTETARAQEVTGDDLPGMILYSRLLDTEHQLKSAALEYMNGDTSKKSVFNEVFRKFKEVHTELYRYESAKQADREKMAHILKSITTYHQRVNQDVFGRYDPDAYQRIKTRVDRLESTTGEQLEALLDKLKEQEFNDAMQSTDLQESLNDNLPGVRYYLELVDEAGDMMAAITSHTTGNANAEADFNDDAASFEEYLNLLIPLEQKPNELQDIATIKRMYKTIQDEAATVFKSYDPQAYKQATSTLNELNKKHIQDVAKILDVSAQEEIDDASSALALLVEGLSAISIVIIVITLIAAVLGMVIAYLISSSIVLRLNQVLGVAERISAGDISDKDIAHKGQDEIDGLAEATNKMARSLNELLHAIAKVVDDVRTSSHDIAEANDQIASRSRSSADQSTQVATAIEEMSATVSEVASQSQVAASHADQARILASGGGDTVGQTVSKIKTASQNVQKTAENVTHLGELSSQIGNVIGVIGSIAEQTNLLALNAAIEAARAGEQGRGFAVVADEVRTLAERTSKATEEVVSTVQSIQSQTEHAVSSMQNSVSQVDQSVSMAEAAGAQLDDIVRGASEIAAMIQSIATATEEQSVVAGEMAQDISKIEQSSQSSLQDTQVAALSAQELNKQAEQLAQLVRKFRLRS from the coding sequence ATGAAACTCAGTAATAAGCTCTACTCAGCCTTCGGTGTTTTAATTGTACTGATGGTGATGTCCAGTACTTTGGTTTGGTTTAAGGTCTCAACAGAAACTGCTCGGGCACAGGAAGTCACTGGGGACGACTTACCCGGCATGATCCTTTACAGCCGGTTACTGGACACCGAGCATCAGCTCAAAAGTGCCGCGCTCGAGTATATGAATGGCGATACCAGCAAAAAATCCGTATTCAATGAGGTCTTTCGAAAGTTCAAAGAAGTACATACTGAATTGTACCGCTATGAGTCTGCCAAACAGGCCGACCGGGAAAAAATGGCCCATATCCTCAAGAGCATTACCACATACCACCAGCGGGTAAATCAGGATGTGTTTGGGCGCTATGATCCCGATGCTTATCAGCGCATAAAAACCCGGGTTGACCGCCTGGAGTCGACCACCGGAGAACAATTAGAAGCCCTGCTCGATAAGCTCAAAGAGCAGGAATTTAACGATGCTATGCAATCGACGGATTTACAGGAGTCGCTTAACGATAACCTGCCGGGTGTGCGCTATTATCTGGAGCTGGTTGATGAAGCCGGCGATATGATGGCTGCAATTACCTCTCACACCACGGGTAACGCCAATGCCGAAGCCGACTTTAACGATGATGCTGCCAGCTTTGAGGAATATTTAAATTTGCTTATTCCACTGGAGCAAAAGCCCAATGAATTGCAGGATATTGCGACGATAAAGCGGATGTACAAAACCATCCAGGATGAAGCGGCAACGGTATTCAAAAGTTATGACCCTCAGGCTTACAAGCAAGCAACGAGCACGCTCAATGAGCTGAACAAAAAGCATATTCAGGATGTGGCGAAGATCCTGGATGTCTCTGCCCAGGAAGAAATTGACGATGCCTCTAGCGCCCTTGCCTTACTCGTAGAGGGTCTGAGCGCCATCTCGATTGTGATCATAGTGATCACTCTGATTGCTGCCGTACTGGGTATGGTTATTGCCTACCTGATCAGTAGTTCAATTGTGTTGCGGCTTAATCAGGTGCTTGGCGTCGCAGAGCGGATCAGTGCCGGAGATATCTCGGACAAAGACATTGCCCATAAGGGACAGGACGAGATTGACGGGCTGGCCGAGGCCACCAATAAAATGGCCCGCTCTTTGAACGAGTTGCTGCACGCCATTGCAAAGGTGGTGGATGATGTTCGCACTTCAAGCCACGACATTGCCGAGGCCAATGATCAAATCGCCTCGCGCAGCCGCTCGTCGGCCGACCAGTCAACTCAGGTTGCCACGGCCATTGAGGAGATGAGCGCCACAGTTTCTGAAGTGGCGTCGCAAAGTCAGGTTGCAGCCAGCCATGCCGATCAAGCACGTATACTGGCGTCCGGAGGTGGAGATACCGTTGGGCAGACCGTTAGTAAGATCAAAACCGCTTCGCAGAACGTACAAAAAACCGCTGAAAACGTGACCCACCTGGGTGAGCTGAGTAGCCAAATCGGTAATGTGATTGGCGTGATTGGCAGCATTGCTGAGCAAACTAACCTGCTTGCATTAAACGCTGCTATTGAAGCTGCCCGAGCTGGTGAACAGGGGCGTGGTTTTGCGGTGGTTGCCGATGAAGTCAGAACGCTGGCGGAACGCACCTCAAAAGCCACTGAGGAAGTGGTCTCTACGGTGCAGTCAATCCAGTCTCAGACCGAACATGCCGTCAGTTCAATGCAAAACAGCGTGTCTCAGGTTGATCAGAGCGTTTCTATGGCAGAAGCTGCAGGTGCCCAGCTGGATGATATTGTACGCGGTGCGTCAGAAATTGCCGCCATGATCCAGTCGATTGCCACAGCAACTGAGGAACAATCAGTGGTTGCCGGTGAAATGGCGCAGGACATCTCTAAAATAGAGCAATCCAGCCAGAGTTCCTTACAGGATACCCAGGTTGCCGCGTTGTCAGCACAGGAGCTGAATAAACAGGCTGAGCAGCTGGCTCAGCTAGTGCGCAAGTTCAGGCTCAGATCTTAG
- a CDS encoding error-prone DNA polymerase, with the protein MAVHKSSMFTLPAAHLAAEQSASQGKGEPPGDTQRPGYAELFCQTNFSFLQGASRPEELVRQADFLAYTALAITDECSLAGVVRAHTLIKNQQLDLQLIVGSLMRFEALEVVLLCPDKAAYSELCRVITNARRRAEKGHYQLAEWDLLSLRHCLLIWLPQGCEQDAHWGAWLMRHHQGRSWVGIQRHLVNQEQRFIAHCEALAARYQLPVTACGGVLMHHSERLRLQHTLTAIRLNQPIEQVKGALLVNAERALRSRDKLGKLFKAPWLAESLRIARRCTFDLDSLRYQYPAELVPEGKTAMQHLRALVQAGQQRRFPQGVPAEIAQIIDKELALIEELDYPYFFLTIHDLVCFARSKGILYQGRGSAANSVVCYCLEITAVDPCQVSVLFERFISKERNEPPDIDVDFEHERREEVIQYIYHKYGRKRAALAATVISYRFKSALRDVGKALGIEATQLDYFIRNVNRRDRGQNWQTQLAELGLQSESHKGQQLISLVEEIMGFPRHLSQHVGGFVISAGPLHDLVPVENAAMAERTVIQWDKDDLESLRLLKVDVLALGMLSAIRKTFALIARHTSRQLDLAELTRMGDDPQVYKMLQRADTVGVFQIESRAQMSMLPRLKPACYYDLVIQIAIVRPGPIQGDMVHPFLKRRNGEEAITYPSEEVKSVLSRTMGVPIFQEQVIKLAMVAAGFSGGEADQLRRAMASWKKSGELMQFKEKLINGMQQRGYEVSFAERIFEQICGFGEYGFPESHSASFAVLAYASAWLKYYYPAMFYTALLNSLPMGFYSASQLIQDARRHQIEVLPVCVNASEYDHHICQQQGKFAIRLGLRLVKGLQRHSAEQLLAARPDTGFSDMSALQRLGLPANTLESLASANALKTLQGDRYAARWALMDKEHTLPLFAGHSVAEPASCVFQPDDMDDLVEDYAALGLTLGQHPVTLLDKAGKLGRFTRMAQLSACRHKSLVTVVGIVTGKQAPGTAGGVTFFTLEDDTGNINVVVWAGTARVQKQAYLSAKLLEVKGVVEKEGEVIHVIAGRLIDRSEILGTLHSKSRDFH; encoded by the coding sequence GGCAAAGGTGAGCCGCCGGGAGACACTCAGCGCCCGGGTTATGCGGAGCTGTTTTGTCAGACTAACTTCTCGTTCTTACAGGGGGCATCCCGGCCAGAAGAGCTGGTGCGACAGGCCGATTTCCTCGCTTACACTGCATTGGCGATCACCGATGAGTGCTCGCTGGCAGGCGTGGTCCGGGCACATACGCTGATTAAAAACCAACAGCTGGACTTACAACTGATAGTGGGCAGCCTGATGCGCTTTGAAGCCCTTGAAGTGGTGCTACTTTGCCCGGATAAAGCCGCCTACAGTGAGTTATGCCGGGTGATCACCAATGCCCGGCGGCGGGCTGAAAAAGGCCACTATCAATTAGCCGAATGGGATTTACTTTCATTGCGCCACTGCCTGCTCATTTGGTTACCGCAAGGCTGCGAGCAGGATGCGCACTGGGGTGCCTGGCTGATGCGCCATCATCAGGGCCGCAGCTGGGTTGGCATTCAGCGTCATCTGGTAAATCAGGAGCAGCGTTTTATCGCCCACTGCGAAGCACTGGCTGCCCGTTATCAGTTGCCTGTTACTGCTTGTGGCGGGGTGCTAATGCATCACAGTGAACGGCTCAGGTTACAACATACACTGACGGCCATTCGCCTTAATCAGCCGATTGAGCAGGTGAAAGGGGCGCTGCTGGTAAACGCTGAGCGGGCCCTGCGCAGCCGCGATAAGCTTGGCAAGTTGTTTAAGGCCCCCTGGCTGGCAGAGTCTTTACGTATTGCCAGGCGCTGCACATTTGATCTCGACTCACTGCGTTATCAGTATCCGGCAGAGCTGGTTCCTGAGGGGAAAACCGCGATGCAGCATTTGCGCGCTCTGGTACAGGCCGGTCAGCAGCGGCGCTTTCCTCAGGGGGTACCTGCTGAAATTGCCCAGATAATAGATAAAGAGCTGGCATTGATTGAGGAGTTAGACTATCCCTACTTTTTCCTCACCATTCATGATCTGGTGTGCTTTGCTCGCAGTAAAGGCATTTTGTATCAGGGACGTGGCTCGGCGGCTAATTCAGTGGTGTGTTACTGTCTGGAAATTACGGCAGTAGATCCTTGCCAGGTGTCGGTATTGTTCGAGCGCTTTATCAGTAAGGAGCGTAATGAGCCACCGGACATAGATGTCGATTTTGAACACGAAAGACGCGAAGAAGTGATCCAGTACATCTATCACAAATATGGTCGTAAGCGTGCCGCACTGGCTGCAACGGTGATCAGCTATCGTTTTAAAAGTGCGCTCAGGGATGTGGGCAAGGCGCTGGGCATTGAGGCCACTCAGCTGGATTACTTTATTCGCAACGTGAATCGCCGCGACCGGGGGCAAAACTGGCAAACTCAACTGGCAGAGCTGGGCTTGCAGAGCGAGTCGCACAAAGGACAGCAGCTTATTTCCCTGGTTGAAGAAATCATGGGCTTTCCCCGCCATCTTTCTCAGCATGTGGGCGGCTTTGTGATCTCGGCAGGCCCGTTGCATGATCTGGTCCCCGTCGAAAATGCCGCGATGGCGGAGCGTACGGTGATCCAGTGGGATAAGGACGACCTGGAAAGCCTCAGGCTACTCAAAGTGGATGTCCTGGCACTGGGGATGCTCAGCGCTATCCGCAAAACATTTGCGCTGATTGCCCGGCACACATCAAGACAGCTGGACCTGGCCGAGTTAACCCGCATGGGTGATGACCCTCAGGTATACAAAATGCTTCAGCGCGCAGATACCGTCGGCGTGTTTCAAATTGAATCGCGGGCACAAATGAGCATGTTACCGCGGCTAAAACCGGCCTGTTATTACGATTTGGTGATCCAGATAGCCATTGTCAGGCCCGGGCCCATTCAGGGGGATATGGTGCACCCCTTTTTAAAACGCCGTAATGGTGAGGAAGCCATTACTTATCCTTCCGAGGAGGTCAAGTCGGTCTTGTCGCGCACTATGGGCGTGCCTATTTTTCAGGAGCAGGTGATCAAACTGGCGATGGTCGCGGCTGGTTTTTCCGGTGGAGAGGCAGATCAGCTGCGCCGGGCAATGGCGTCGTGGAAAAAAAGCGGCGAGCTGATGCAGTTTAAAGAAAAGCTGATCAATGGTATGCAACAGCGCGGTTATGAAGTGAGTTTTGCTGAGCGTATTTTTGAGCAGATCTGTGGCTTTGGCGAATATGGATTCCCGGAAAGTCATTCAGCCTCTTTTGCTGTGCTGGCTTATGCATCAGCCTGGCTAAAATACTACTATCCGGCGATGTTTTATACCGCCTTGCTTAATAGCCTGCCAATGGGGTTTTACAGCGCCTCTCAACTGATCCAGGACGCCAGGCGCCATCAGATAGAGGTGCTGCCGGTGTGTGTTAATGCCTCTGAGTACGACCATCATATTTGTCAGCAGCAGGGTAAGTTTGCAATTCGCCTGGGCCTGCGCCTGGTTAAAGGGCTACAGCGTCACAGTGCAGAGCAGCTACTGGCTGCCCGGCCAGACACTGGTTTTTCTGATATGTCAGCGTTACAGCGTCTCGGACTGCCTGCTAATACATTGGAAAGCCTGGCATCGGCCAATGCGCTTAAAACGTTGCAGGGCGATCGCTACGCCGCGCGCTGGGCGCTGATGGATAAGGAACACACTTTGCCTTTGTTTGCCGGGCACTCAGTTGCAGAGCCGGCATCTTGTGTGTTCCAGCCGGATGACATGGACGACCTGGTAGAAGACTATGCTGCGCTGGGCCTCACATTGGGTCAGCACCCAGTCACCTTGCTCGACAAGGCCGGTAAACTGGGGCGTTTTACGCGTATGGCGCAGCTCAGTGCCTGTCGACATAAATCTCTGGTGACGGTTGTGGGCATTGTAACTGGCAAGCAGGCACCCGGAACCGCAGGTGGCGTGACCTTTTTTACGCTTGAAGATGATACGGGTAATATCAATGTGGTGGTATGGGCAGGAACGGCACGGGTACAAAAACAGGCTTACCTCAGTGCCAAACTACTGGAAGTAAAAGGGGTTGTTGAAAAAGAGGGGGAGGTGATCCATGTTATTGCTGGTCGGTTGATTGACCGCAGCGAGATACTGGGCACGCTACACAGCAAGTCACGAGATTTTCATTGA
- a CDS encoding Ig-like domain-containing protein codes for MKRTSYGLTALSTCAVLLVSTANAAPQLDRAIFEYNAGLLIQEEFNLFADGNVSDPDYPNSTLRIQLNSAKSYEQIGFYDQMNTTYGQAVAYNTLDRRWLKFKGKLLYFSGESDGSRKVDVIRFRVINPANEASPWAEVRVSLDHAFDIDYDVYPSDDTAQTSRNQPVEIFVKANDVDVPYYYGVEIFSRPQHGSVSVNSDYSVTYTPAAGYTGQDSFQYRIKGNNLYDVTSAVATVSVQVAQ; via the coding sequence ATGAAACGAACGTCTTATGGGTTAACCGCACTAAGTACATGTGCAGTATTACTGGTATCTACAGCCAATGCCGCTCCCCAACTTGATAGAGCCATTTTTGAATACAATGCGGGTTTACTTATACAGGAGGAGTTTAATCTGTTTGCAGATGGTAATGTTTCTGATCCTGACTATCCTAACAGCACATTGAGAATTCAACTCAATTCGGCAAAGTCCTATGAGCAAATCGGTTTTTACGACCAGATGAACACGACTTATGGTCAGGCCGTTGCTTACAACACGCTGGACAGGCGCTGGCTTAAGTTTAAGGGCAAGCTGTTGTATTTTTCAGGCGAGTCAGATGGCAGCCGTAAAGTAGATGTGATCCGATTTCGGGTGATCAACCCTGCCAACGAAGCGTCCCCGTGGGCGGAGGTAAGGGTGAGCCTGGATCATGCCTTTGATATTGATTATGACGTTTACCCAAGTGATGATACAGCGCAAACATCACGTAATCAGCCCGTAGAAATATTTGTTAAAGCCAACGATGTGGACGTGCCTTATTATTACGGCGTTGAGATATTTAGCCGCCCTCAACATGGCTCAGTATCTGTTAATAGCGACTACTCAGTAACTTACACACCTGCTGCCGGATATACAGGTCAGGACTCGTTCCAATACCGTATTAAGGGCAACAACTTATATGACGTTACCAGCGCTGTTGCTACTGTATCTGTACAAGTAGCACAGTAG
- a CDS encoding hotdog fold domain-containing protein: MATPLLKTYKKFKWLPFGNWLFSKAVCKRAPYFGTIKPKITHLSEGRITAQMPNRKAVHNHIGTVHAIAQCNLAELCAGVVTDASIPSKTHRWIPKGMTVQYLKKADTDLRAEATISLPRQWQDKEELIVPVEVFNSDGVKVFHADVTMYVSAKK; the protein is encoded by the coding sequence ATGGCAACACCCTTATTAAAAACCTACAAGAAGTTTAAATGGTTGCCCTTTGGCAACTGGCTATTCAGCAAGGCGGTCTGTAAGCGAGCGCCTTATTTTGGCACCATCAAGCCTAAGATCACTCACCTCAGTGAGGGGCGGATCACGGCGCAAATGCCCAATAGAAAAGCGGTGCACAACCATATTGGTACTGTGCATGCGATTGCGCAGTGTAACCTTGCGGAGTTGTGCGCAGGGGTGGTGACCGATGCCAGTATTCCGTCTAAAACGCATCGCTGGATCCCTAAAGGGATGACGGTGCAGTATCTGAAAAAAGCCGATACCGATTTACGGGCAGAGGCGACGATTTCACTCCCACGCCAGTGGCAGGATAAAGAAGAACTGATAGTGCCGGTTGAGGTGTTCAACAGTGACGGGGTGAAGGTGTTTCATGCCGATGTCACTATGTATGTTTCAGCGAAGAAGTAG